A single Macaca mulatta isolate MMU2019108-1 chromosome 11, T2T-MMU8v2.0, whole genome shotgun sequence DNA region contains:
- the PTHLH gene encoding parathyroid hormone-related protein isoform X1 — MQRRLVQQWSVAVFLLSYAVPSCGRSVEGLSRRLKRAVSEHQLLHDKGKSIQDLRRRFFLHHLIAEIHTAEIRATSEVSPNSKPSPNTKNHSVRFGSDDEGRYLTQETNKVETYKEQPLKTPGKKKKGKPGKRKEQEKKKRRTRSAWLDSGVTGSGLEGDHLSDTSTTSLELDSRRH, encoded by the exons ATGCAGCGGAGACTGGTTCAGCAGTGGAGCGTCGCGGTGTTCCTGCTGAGCTACGCGGTGCCCTCCTGCGGGCGCTCGGTGGAGGGGCTCAGCCGCCGCCT CAAAAGAGCTGTGTCTGAACATCAGCTCCTCCATGACAAGGGGAAGTCCATCCAAGATTTACGGCGACGATTCTTCCTTCACCATCTGATCGCAGAAATCCACACAGCTGAAATCAGAGCTACCTCGGAGGTGTCCCCTAACTCCAAGCCCTCTCCCAACACAAAGAACCACTCCGTGCGATTCGGGTCTGATGATGAGGGCAGATACCTAACTCAGGAAACCAACAAGGTGGAGACGTACAAAGAGCAGCCGCTCAAGACACccgggaagaaaaagaaaggcaagcCCGGGAAACGCAAggagcaggaaaagaaaaaacggCGAACTCGCTCTGCCTGGTTAGACTCTGGAGTGACTGGGAGTGGGCTAGAAGGGGACCACCTGTCTGACACCTCCACAACGTCGCTGGAGCTCGATTCACG